aatgttcccaggaaggtggaggctgaattttaattaaatgccatggatggtgataagaccttacaacatggtttctctctgtctctctgaaattggtcaagtctctctgtcaccgacctggatcatgcatgattataaaatcaagcagcttttggaaatgtctttcgctctctctctctctgaaattggtcctctctctctctgtccttcctcttaaaggaaatgtctctctgtgcagAACGTCGGcaacgagcacaaggcacccattcaaaatgtctcggcaggagagattttctagttatgggtgccttgccagctgggggttTAATACTTAAACTTGTCTGTCATTATCTTACTACAGTATAGTCAAGTATGCCCTTTGTTGTAGTGCTGGGGAATTACAATGCTCCAAACAATTCATGTTCAACACAACATCTtcacaatgttttttgtttttttcaatgatgttacatatatatatgtgtatttatgatCTCAACTTAACCTTCATTCTTACCATTTACTGCTATTTCTTAATCATGTCACAttacaaactaacaaaaaagcTAAAATCTCTTGGGCTGTCTGAACATTTGCACAGTGCTGTCTCTTCTCACATGTACAAAAACttgtacaaaaacaatacacttcatttttaattatatgCCTTTTGGAGATCAGTTCATATCCTACTCACTTCAATATTcacagtattaaaaaaaatatttgaccaGGGGTTCCCAAACTGTTGTATGACATTGTAATTTTCTCTAACACACTGTCTTTTTCTTCAATGAAGGGGTTAAGGTTGATATTGTGTATATTATCCTAcccattgtttttatttttattttttacatagtGAAAAAGAACACTTTGAGGATAGGGTggaaaaatgattaaatcaaGAGTGCTACCAGCTGTTGCGAAAGTGCCCTTTATTGTAATATTGTTACATATGTCATTTGTAAATCCACCAATAAACATGCATGGCCATGAACAAccattgaataaaaaaatacttttgcaACTCGAGCATTTCCTAATCGAAACTCAAACCAATAAACTACATTAAACTGAATGAATTCAAGCTTTTAAAATCGATGTGTCCTGCAATAGACTTGGCGCATGCGTACGTCTGAAAAGGAGGCGGGTCGGGCTCTGCAGGTCGATGTTTCTCTACGCATGCGCGAATCCCACAACCACCATGCGTTTTAGACCTACCCATGCGCAACCAGTTAAACATACGCGGAGAACCGTACTCTACCGAGGCTGCCAACAGTATATTATATGTATGTAACGTGGTGTTGTTTGTGAATGTCGGGAGCAGCATGTTGAGGAGGAATCACGGAACGGCTGCAGAGGGATCGGCTGGAGGGTGCTATTCCTGGCTCATCTTTCAGATAAGATTCAGCTGGAAATTATGATCATTCATCTCCAGTGAAGGTAGCTAAACAGTCCATGTAGTCTCTCGCTTCACAGTTGAAAGTAAGCATACTGACAGGAATATGTGAACAAGTTAGAAAATGCTCACTCTGACAGGTTTGTAGAGCAAGTAGCATTAGCTAAAacgtactgtgtgtgtgtattaggtTTCAGTGGATATGTAGGCCTGAAAACTGTCTAATCAATTAATGATAGCCACTAAATTCTTATTTTATCTAGGCTAAGACAACGCTGCCTGCTTAAATAGCAAAAATGACAACAGTAATACATGTATTTGAGCTCTGTTGCATAGCAGGTCATACTGCATTAAATTCATTCGGATATGGTTTTATAGGATTAAaaggatagttcactgaaaaatgaaaattcactcattttctacttaccactatgccaatgaaggggtgggtgaagtatttgagtccacaaaacacttctggaatctcaggggtaaacagcatagCAGCGGAATCAATATGATTTAAATCAATTGTGACCTCCTTCAgaagtaataaaacaacagaaaaaaacagaacatgcctccatactgcttgtgtggtgtcatcaaagTATCCGCTCAGTGATCTCCAGATTGTGTGTCATTGAGTCAGTGGTTTCGTTCGAAAAGTCCAAAAAATCTCCTTTCCAAACCactgtaaatgttaaaaaattacTGATACACAATCTATTGTAATTTCACAAAGTTTTATATTGACATAATAtattatcaataaaaaagacatgtagtaaaaaaaaaaaaaagtaacctTTACTGTGCCCTCTGACCCCCTCTGAGCAGTTCCACTGCATCCAGGCGCATTACTCAGCGATCATCAACAAATGACTTTGCTTCTCTGCTATTTTCTAATAACTCCCAGGTAGGGATGTCACAAtattaaattttggtgccacaAGTATTGTCAGCGGAAATACCACAGTTTCACATTGTTCATAATTATTGATGCTAttgaaggaaaaagacacacaacaaaccatATAGCGaatatatagctaataatatagctaatGAGCTGAAATAATTATTACTTTCATCAACAATATCCAGTTAGTTTATGTAGTGTAACGTTTGGCTTTTGAAAAGTAATTGATGTAAGCTCTTTTTATTTAGCTGCCATATAATGGAAGGTttgtcagtgaatttgtgtttcctgtcatcattaGTAGTTtatctgtatgggacttttattgtgaaggtgtTGACTACTTGTGAAAAAGTAAACAGTTAAACTGCCCTGGTTAAagccacattcttcatgtccttattatactattaccTCTCAGGTGAATTAAACTCTCAGCTACATTGATAATTGGTTaataggaagagagagagagagggagagagagtgacacaGAGAGGTGTGTGTCAACCGCTCCTGCAGATCTGGTCAGAAACCTAAAGTAACAAGGATTTCTACTCTCCCTGTCAAACTCCTCAGATGGAGTTCTTTGTCCAGTTGGTGGAAATAAAGCTGTtaagtcagttccctcttctcaactaatgTTTCAGTGGACTCGCGAGAGGTAGAACATCATATTTAGATATTGTAATGTTTACAATTGTTTTATGGTTATGAAATTGTGACATTATGAAACCGCAGATATCATAAAATCGGTTAATATGTGAAAGGCAACTGTGGAGAAAGTCCGTTTGCCTGCGGGTGAtctctgaaaatggctttagagTTGAAGGGATGATTGAGGTTTGTTAAAATTAGTGCTCAGTGGGAGAAAGTTTAATTTGTGAGCTTACATGGACATGTTTTCTGGTAGAACAGGAACATTCAGTTCTGTTCTGCATGTCATCCACAAATCTTCTGTGCCATATGTATTTCATTACGGGTGTAGCATTAGTACACATTATGGCAATTCATTACTTCAAGCTGTACATGTGTTCGGGACTGCAAATCTACAAAGAGTTGTTCATAGTTTACagtcacgttttttttttttacctacaACCGATCAGACACAATTTCACACCTACTGGCAATTTAGGTCTCCGATGAACCTGTGTAACTTCGGACTGTGTGGGAACGCCGGAATACAGAGAGAGgacccacacagacatggggagaacataagaataaataaatagatttactCATACATGCAGCTCTAATTTCCTATTAAATTATCGAAAAACTGCCCATCACAGTTTTCTAAgtcatcaaataacttattcaACCAACAGTTACAATCCAAAATATATTCACTAAATTCTCACAGTTGAGAAGCTGAAACTACAGAATCTTAAATGATTGATTATCAAAATGGATGAcaattatttatatacatatatagataAAGCGATAAGTTGTGTCAGTGCTGCAGCATCTGTCAtttgtgtctgtatatgttttGGAATACATCCAACAGTAGTAAATTTTAATCCCACAGATTTAATAGAACCAATGCATGTggattaatacatttttttccccctcagaaATTCTCTAGAGATACAAATTGTGGACCCTCCTGCTCTTCGCCATCAGTATGTGGTGACTGGGGTCTGAAGACGCAGTGTTTccggcagcagcatcagcaggcAGTTTAGATGAAGGATGAAGAGCCCAGTGCATAGATACAGGGACGTAGAGCATGGGCGTGGGCATGCCAGGGATGGGGCAGGAGTCAACTGCCTACCGGCTGAGCAGTGCATCCCCATTTCCAAAGATGttatcacttcctcctctgcctctgccaTGTGGTTCATCTGGGATGTCTGCGGCATAGTGTGCGCGGTCATCACCTGGCTGCTGGTGTTGTATGCTGAGTTTGTGGTGCTGTTTGTTATGCTGCTGCCCTCCAAGAGTCTGACATACAGCATTGTGAACGGGACCCTGTTCAACACTCTGGCCTTCCTAGCCCTCGCCTCACACCTCAGGGCCATGTGTACCGACCCTGTAAGTTGAGCCTTTTTGGGGGTAGTTTCTGGGGCTGTACCCAAATAAGAATTTTGTCATTTGGGTATTCAATGATTCTTTTTATCTGTCAAGTAACACTTTACTGAACtgccagatttttgttttgacgAGATGTTCAGGGTTTCTGTGTTAATCTAATTTACTCACCCTCTGAGCTATTAGGGTTGGGCGATTGGACGTATATAACGTCTTTAATATAACGTCTATCTAAAATGGCTGAGTCCATCATCAGTTGTTATTTTTGCACGATTTGTCATGTCAAATGATTTACAAAGAAACTGACACTCattgcttattattttaaatatatatttgtccCTTCATTCAGTGCATCCTGACTCTGCTTGCTCACTTTTCTCTCCAGCTTGTgttgacatgcacacacagatgtctctgacctgctacagtttaaACTTATCTTTAGCTTCTCAGTAGCCATATATTGATATGTTGACAAATTACTTCACTAACATCCTTAAGCATGCCGGTTGCATCTGAAAATGTAAGCCAAAATAATCCCAACTAGGTTATTTTGTATTCTTCTTGCAACAAGCTGTTCCATGCATTAGCTGACACCGgcatgcacaagcacacacacacacacacacacacacacacacacacacatccgcaATAAGACATATCGTCAATCAAAACTGGCCTATTGCAAAACTTTAGCATATTGCCCAACCTTGTGAACAAATAAGTGCTAAATACATTTTACGTTAAACATTCTAATAAGTTACTATGAGTTGTAAATTCTCCACTTCTAAGTAGGAGGCAGAAGATTATGTTATGAATGAGCATACGACCCCTGTCTCACTCTGACTCAGCTTTCCGTACCTGTCGCAGACATCCTCAACAAACAATTAATGTAGTGGAATGATTTTACCAGGGAGAGTTCAGTGAATGTGCTACATCTGTGGAACAACTGGTAATGACAGACAAAATAATGACTTAAGGGTTTCTATACACAATTTGAAAATTAGTTTACAAACTGTCTTGTTTTAACTCAAAATGTGGTCTGGTCTCTCGCTGAACTTTTTTCAGAGTACATTTTTGGGATACATAAatacagtagaagaagaaatcGAGTTTATAAAGCTCTCTGTGTGGTATCAAATGACACAAACAACTCATGAGGCATCatagtttgtttttgtccttgCGTGTACATTGAATGCAGAGAAAGTATTAGGGTCTGcatgaggatgaggatgtgCATGtctaataaatgtattttgttttatatcatcTTCAATTGGACAGAACATGTCAGTAATGAATGTTGAACAAATGTCAAGAATGCATGCATAGATAGGCAATTCAAAATGTCAATATTAAAGTATATTTAGCCTTAATTGTTCATTATTTTGACTAATAAGCCAAACTTTACACTCAAGTCTTCAGTGTGGTGATGTTTCCTGGTAGGGGACGGTACCAAAAGGGAATGCTACTAAGGAATACATAGAAAGCCTTCAGTTGAAACCAGGGCAGGTGGTCTACAAATGTCCAAAGTGCAGCAGTATCAAGCCTGACCGAGCACACCACTGCAGGTAGGGCAAAGAGGATGTGATATGCTCATTGCAATGTTATATATTTACACACCCAGTAAAGTCCCATGTTTACAGCTGCTGTCTATTTGTACAGTGCACACTGTTATCAGAAATTTCAACCTTAGAATATTGCTCCTGCCAGAATCTTGTGCCTTTCTACTAATGTTGTAGTTCACACTTTgccttttatttttgataaattcCTTTTTCCGCTTTATGTGCAACTTGCTGTCTTTCCCACAGTGTTTGCAAACGCTGTATACGGAAGATGGACCACCACTGCCCCTGGGTCAATAACTGTGTTGGGGAGAACAACCAAAAATACTTTGTGCTTTTCACAGTAAGTTCACAGTGACAAGGTATCTTACTCAGTCAAAGACCAATTTTAGCCTCTGAAGTTGGAAGATGCTGAGATTGgagttaaaaacacatttcattagcTTTTTTTAGGGTGTATCATTGGAAATGAGCAGAAGTCGCTGTTGTAATGCCATACATATGCAGATGAGAGGGATTCCTCAGTGGTTACCACTTTGTTTGCAGTGTATGCTGTGAATTGACCttcattgtgtttctttcttctcttttaacCCAGATGTATATTGCACTCATCTCTCTCCATGCTCTGGTCATGGTGGTCTTCCATTTCCTCTATTGCTTTGAAGATGATTGGACAAGTGAGTATTTTTAAAGCTCTATAGCCTATAATTTCCTTCACTGTGTGCAATTTGTGCCCTAGATTGATGTTGTATTTCACTAACTATTCTCTGACACTTTTATTGGAATACAAATTAATATAAGTAACATTTATAATTTTGGTGTTAGAGATCTTAAAAACTAAAGAATGCATTACACCTCCATTTTAGGGAAACAGGTGCGTAGAAGAGGGACAAATTGATCAAAAACTTTGAAAAGAGCTCCAACATGCTGAAACATTTCCGTACTAGAACTTCATCAGGCAAACATATTTCAATAATGAGAAGCCATCTTAAATAGAGTGGCCACAGGTCAGCCACCCAATcacattttttcagttttcattttcaggtgaAAAAGGAAAGATTAATATACGGAAAGTTCAAAATTACCAGTAATTGTAGATATAAAGCATGATAATGAATATGATCAAGCCTTACAAAATTATATATACAACAATAACCATTGTCattgaaaaaacaatatatcaTAGGAAAATGTATATATCAAACCAGagtcctcctccatgtccaccTGCATGTAAAtgcaaccaaaataaaaaaaaatcaaagtcatGTCTTACACATGCCAAATATCATTTTTGTTCATTCAGAAAGTACATTTGTATGGATTCACCTCAAAAGGAGATGGAAAAACTAATATTTGTTTTAAGATGTGAAGATACCTTGTCACTTATTTActcagacaaaaagaaagacgaGAATGGCAGAGCACATACTGTACCTCCGCCAAACTCAAATAGTCTGACATGTCTGTCCCACTGATATTCTTGTCAGAAGTTTATAACCCAGTGGGAACATTTCTTCACAGTGGCATCCCTAGTGTCTAGTTGTTACTATTGTAATTGTGGTTGAAGATAGAAAGAAAGTTTATCCACTCATAAAGAAGTACCCTTAGactttcattctgttttcattGCAATTTCCTGTTTGACTCACTTAgatctcaatttaaaaaaatgtgttactATTTGTATTTGGTTTACAATGTCTGTTTACAATGCCCGATTCCACTTTGGTTGACCccagattaaaacattttttttaataagatgCACTAAATAAATAGTTGATTGTAAATTTGAGagttaattcagcatttgctttattgatgttataaaaactgAGCACGATTTGTCAAGGTAGGAGCTTAGAATCAGGGCTTCATCTCACAAACATTATTATGCAACTTTTTTCTGATATCGATCTATATATCACAATACAAATCAAGTCAGCACCACTGCACTGAGGCACATTACTCTGCACAGGTCAACAagtgagaggtgtgtgtgtgtgtgtgtgtgtgtgtgtgtgtgtgtgtgtgcgtgtgcgtgtgcgtgcg
This region of Paralichthys olivaceus isolate ysfri-2021 chromosome 13, ASM2471397v2, whole genome shotgun sequence genomic DNA includes:
- the zdhhc3a gene encoding palmitoyltransferase ZDHHC3-A isoform X3, whose amino-acid sequence is MKSPVHRYRDVEHGRGHARDGAGVNCLPAEQCIPISKDVITSSSASAMWFIWDVCGIVCAVITWLLVLYAEFVVLFVMLLPSKSLTYSIVNGTLFNTLAFLALASHLRAMCTDPGTVPKGNATKEYIESLQLKPGQVVYKCPKCSSIKPDRAHHCSVCKRCIRKMDHHCPWVNNCVGENNQKYFVLFTMYIALISLHALVMVVFHFLYCFEDDWTKCSSFSPPATVILLILLCFEGLLFLIFTSVMFGTQVHSICTDETVNLQKDHYQHNCSTSVDHGSPTNLLTLRVLH
- the zdhhc3a gene encoding palmitoyltransferase ZDHHC3-A isoform X4 — translated: MKSPVHRYRDVEHGRGHARDGAGVNCLPAEQCIPISKDVITSSSASAMWFIWDVCGIVCAVITWLLVLYAEFVVLFVMLLPSKSLTYSIVNGTLFNTLAFLALASHLRAMCTDPGTVPKGNATKEYIESLQLKPGQVVYKCPKCSSIKPDRAHHCSVCKRCIRKMDHHCPWVNNCVGENNQKYFVLFTMYIALISLHALVMVVFHFLYCFEDDWTRNRASEGRNREVGESALLGGHADGLWRPVLPVLVQPVHRAELQEESSRAQHHPTRGNNRG
- the zdhhc3a gene encoding palmitoyltransferase ZDHHC3-A isoform X2; the encoded protein is MKSPVHRYRDVEHGRGHARDGAGVNCLPAEQCIPISKDVITSSSASAMWFIWDVCGIVCAVITWLLVLYAEFVVLFVMLLPSKSLTYSIVNGTLFNTLAFLALASHLRAMCTDPGTVPKGNATKEYIESLQLKPGQVVYKCPKCSSIKPDRAHHCSVCKRCIRKMDHHCPWVNNCVGENNQKYFVLFTMYIALISLHALVMVVFHFLYCFEDDWTKCSSFSPPATVILLILLCFEGLLFLIFTSVMFGTQVHSICTDETGIEQLKKEERRWAKKTKWMNMRAVFGHPFSLLWFSPFSTPDHGKAETYQYVV
- the zdhhc3a gene encoding palmitoyltransferase ZDHHC3-A isoform X1, coding for MKSPVHRYRDVEHGRGHARDGAGVNCLPAEQCIPISKDVITSSSASAMWFIWDVCGIVCAVITWLLVLYAEFVVLFVMLLPSKSLTYSIVNGTLFNTLAFLALASHLRAMCTDPGTVPKGNATKEYIESLQLKPGQVVYKCPKCSSIKPDRAHHCSVCKRCIRKMDHHCPWVNNCVGENNQKYFVLFTMYIALISLHALVMVVFHFLYCFEDDWTKCSSFSPPATVILLILLCFEGLLFLIFTSVMFGTQVHSICTDETGIERLKGETGKWVKVPCWEAMQMAFGGPFSLSWCSPFTGLNCKKSPPEHNITPQGEIIEDDIIEISLNYSTGELIFC